The following DNA comes from Verrucomicrobiota bacterium.
GGGTTTCAATTCAGGGCGTGGACGCCGGTCACGCGTGGGAGTATGCGTTGCGGCTGGCTATTCATTTGAAAGTCCCGGTGAAAGCCGAAATCGAATGGCGACATAACGACAAGGCCGCGCATCCTGGCGAACGTGGATTCATGTTCTGGACGCCTTGAGCCACAACCGCGTTGCGGTTGGGAATGTCTGCTGGACGTTGACCCAAGGTAGCTCGTGCCTCGCAACCTTGGGCTGGAGGACACAATCCCTTTGGGATTGTCCGATACCGCGCAGGCTCTGATTGTTCGTGGCCGCAGCGCCAGTCTCACGCCAGTTCCACCTTGAGCTTGCGTCCAAGCGCGAGGGCGGCTCGTTCCAAAAGCTGAAGTGTCACCGCAGATTCGTTTTGGGCAAACAAGCGGTCGAGCGTCGCGCGGCTTGTTTTCATGCGGCTGGCGAGCCTGGCGCGAGAAATCTTGCGGCGCTTCATCTCGCGCTCAATTTGCCAGGCGACGACGCGCTTGAGCGCGCCCGCTTCGCACTCGGCAAGCAGATTCTCCTGCTTAAGGTAAGCATCGAACTCAGAACCGACGTGCTCTTGTTTGATGGCGCTACTGTAGCAGGCGCAGGCGGGCTTTCGCCAGTTCCAAATCCTCCTGCGGCGTCTTCTGCGATTTCTTGATGAGCGGGGGCGTTGGAAACCTTCGCCGGGGAGTTTCTTCGTTGCGTCAAAGCTGAGTTTTGCTGGTGGCGTGGTCGAGCTTTTCGGCCACGTTCATTCCATCAGGGGGTTGCGCACCTTGAGTTGCAAGAACCCGGAAAAGTCGCGGTCTGCGGACCACAGTTCACGCACGCCGTGGTGCAAACAGAGCGCGGCGACGCGCGCATCATGAATGCGCGGGCCTTTCAGCCGCGCGGCTGAGGCGATTTCACGTAGCTTGTCGAAATAGCCTGGGCTTTCCGCCAGCAGATGCAGGTGCGGCGACGCGAGCAGCGAGTCCACGAAACTCAAGGCTTGCAGCAACGTGGACGCCGGCTTGTAGATGCCCGGATGCGTCACGATGCCGATGAATTCGTGTATGCACGGCCATGGGATGGCCCAGGGTGCAGCCTGATGCCGCAGTGAATCAACCGCTTCAGCGGCCGCCGCATGGAACGGGCTGCCCTGCTTATGCGCGTAGATCAGCAGGTTGGAGTCAACCGCGATCATGCGCCGCGTCCCTTGTAGATTTCGTCGCGAATCTTCTCCCATGGGGCGTTTTTGAATTCATCAGTCAATGCGCCCGGGACAGTGACGAGTGGAGGAAGTTTCTTGGGTTTGATTTGACTTTCGTTCAAAACGAGCCGCAGCCCTTGCTCCGTCAACGAACGAAACGTCGTTTTCTGTCTTCGGGCCAGCCGCTGGGCGCGTTCGAACAGGTCATCGGCAATTTCAATGGTGGTCTTCATGATATGGCTACCCATATTCTCATGACGAGCGGGCCATTTCAAGGGGCGTTCCTGAACCGCGCCTCCGGCATTGACTTTCGCCTTAACGCTTTCATCCATCTTGATGAGCGGGGCGCTTGAAACCTTCGCGGGGAGTTCTTTGTCGGGGCAATGCCGAATTTGCTCGCCTTCATCTCACGCGAGAGAGAGGGCGTTTTCGCTTACGAACAGATTGCGAGCGCGGAACGCGGGCGGACTTTCCAACAGGAGAACCGCCCGCAGCGCGGCCAGGGGCGTGGCGAACCAGGGCTTGTGCAAGGCTCGTTCGGCGCTGGCGGCCCAGGCTGGGGAAAGGAAGTTGAAGCGGCGCGCGAGTTCTTCCGCCGTGGCCGCAAGATAGGCGTCTTGCACGCGACCGGTCTCGCCGAATTGCGGCGCGAGGAACACGGGCGCATCGGTGAGCGCGGCGGCACCTGGCGCAGCGTAGAATTCGTCGAGGAAGTTCGCCAGGCAACGGTCGAACGAATCGCCCGCCGCGGCGAGGGCGGCCACTTCGGCAAGGGTCTTCGGTCTCATATCTTGCCCTCCTCGAACAGTCCTTGGACGAGGTATTGCGTCTTCACCGGGATGCGGTTGGCTGGGTAATACTGGCCGACAAGATCACGCTCGTAGCGCAGAGTGGCACTCTGCCGTATCGCAGAATTGTATTCTGCGGGGCGTCTCCCAGTCCGAGCCCGCTGGGACTTTGCCGGCGCCCTGCCGATTGGAAATCGGCGATACCGCAGATTGAAAATCTGCGCTACGGTTCTCCGGTCGATCTGTCGTCAATCCCACGGTCTGCACAGTAATCCTCTTTGCGCACGTTCCAGTAGGCATTCCGCTCGGCAATGTCGGTCTGAACCAGGCCCGGACACGCCACACTGATTTTTACCCCCAGACCGGCAGCTTCTGCACGCACCGCGGTCGAGAACCCGACGATGGCCCACTTCGTCGTGCTGTAAGCCGAGAGGATCGGCGTCGGCATCAAGCCGGTGACCTGGGCCACATTCAGTATGTGTCCAAAGCCCTGGCGCAACATCACGCTATGGGCCGCCATCGTGCCATGAACGACGCCAAACAGATTGACGTCCACGACCCGGCGGAAATCCGCGATGTTTCCATCGCGCAGTTCGCCGACAGCCGCGATGGCTGCGTTATTGAACATGAAATCGAGACGGCCATGCCGCGCCGCGGTGTCATCGACAAGGGCCTCGACTTCCGCCGCGTCGGAAACATCTGCCCGCACCGCTTCGGCCCGAGCGCCTCGCTCTCGGAGGAGTGCAGCTACTTCCTCCGCGCCACCGTCGTTGATATCAGCCACCACGACACGCGATCCGGATTCAGCGAGGCGTTCGCATAACGCGCGTCCGATGCCCGCGGCTCCTCCAGTCACGATGGCCGTGCGATTCTCAAAAGGCCGCATGGGAAAAGGTGTTCACGGATTCACGCCGAACAGTTTCTCCACCTTGGCCTTCACCGTGTCATCCATCTTGATGAGCGGCGGCCATGCTCTCTTGAATCCCTCCCCCGGCAGTTTCTTCGTTGCGTCTATCCCCAACTTCGAGCCGACCGCGATTTCAGACGTAGCATGATCCAGCACGTCCGCAGGGCCTTTGGTGAAGATGCTGTCGCGTTGCGGGTCGGTGTTGGCGCAGAGACGGAAGAGCACCTCGCTGGTGTTGTGCACGTCCACGTCGTCATCGACCACGACGATGTATTTGGTGAACATCATCTGGCCCATGCCCCAGAGGCCGTGCATGATTTTGTAGGCTTGCATCGGGTAGGTCTTCTTGATGCTCACGAAGACGAGGTTGTGGAAAACGCCTTCCGCCGGCAAAGCGATGTCCACGATCTCCGGGAAATTCATTTTGAAGATGGGCAGGAAAAGTTTCACGGACGCGCTGCCGATGTAGAAATCTTCCATTGGCGGCATGCCCACGATGGTCGCCGGGTACACGGCGTCCTTGCGGTGCGTGATGGCGGTGACGTGGAAGACGGGATACGGCTCGGGCAAGGTGTAATAACCGGTGTGGTCGCCGAACGGGCCTTCCTCGCGCAACGGCTCGCGCGGGTCAACGTAGCCTTCGATCACGAAGTCGGCGTTGGCGGGGACTTCAAGGTCGTTGGTCTCACACTTGATCAGCTCCACGGATTTTTTGCGGAGGTAACCGGCAAGGAGGAATTCGTCCAGGCCATCCGGCAACGGCGCGGTGGCGGCGAAGGCGAACACAGGATCGCCGCCAAGAAATACCGCCACGGGCATGCGCGTGCCGGTTTCGTAATAGCGACGGCCGTGTCGCGCGCCGACTTTCTGAAGCTGCCAGTGCATGCCGGTAGTGCGCTCGTCATAAATCTGCATCCGATACATGCCGACATTGCGCTCGCCGGTGTCGGGGTCGCGCGTCACGACACAAGGCAACGTGATGAAGCGGCCGCCATCCAACGGCCAGCATTTTTGAATCGGGAGATTCAACAGGGTTTGGAGTTTCGGGTTTCGGGTTTCGAGTTGAACGCGCTCACTTCGACCCTCCCCACGAACCAGCCCCCTCACCCCATCCCTCTCCCCCACCGAGGGGGAGAAGGTGTCCGGAGGACGGGAGAAGGGGACTTTTGGCGCAGGCGGCCACGGCTCTTCGCGAGTAGGTGGCGGGTCGAATCTGTGAATCACTTCTCGGCACGGGCCATCCTTGACCACTTTGGGCCTGGCGTGGCGCAGATCCATCGCCGTGCTCAACAACTTCAACGCTTCCCGGAATGAAGTTGGCGGCCTGGCCTTCATGAGCGAGCCGAGTTCGGCGGCGACTTCATCCACGGAATTTGCACCCAGGCTCAACGCCATCCGCTTCCAGGAGCCCATCGTATTGATCGCCAGAGGAAAGGGCGACACCTGGCCATTCACCGTGGGCTTCTCAATCAACAGGGCTTTGCCGCCGCCGGGCGACTTCATCCGGCGATCGGCGAGTTCCGTGATTTCGAGTTCGGTCGCGACGGGCGGAGCGATGCGGATGAGTTCGCCGGCGCGGTCGAGTTGATCGATGAACTGCTTGAAGGAGTCGAAGGCCATGGGGCCTGAGACTAGCGGGACGGCAAGAGAGTAGCAATGGGGGGAAAACTCGTTAAACCTTAAAAAGGTTAAAAGAGTTGAATCGGTTGAAACCTCAAAACCGCAGATGAACGCGGATAAACGCAGATAAGCCCAAGCTTACTGATCAGACCGTGGGATAGAATACACTTTGCCAGGAGGGATTCTGGCCAGCGGCGAGGAGCGCGCGAGGCGGTGTATCGAGTGATGTTCATGATTGAGTCCTTTCTCCGCCGTTAAACTGTTTGCCAAAAAAAACCAGAGGGCATGGAAGCGCTGCCGCGGCAAACCGGCAGGTTTGCCCTCCCGTTTCAGAACCCGCACGCCGGATTGAGAGAAGGCTGCAGAATTCCCAAAGCAACGGGGCCCGCGACGATCATCCGTGCCCATCCGTAAATCCGCGGTCAGCGCCGCAAGCTTAAATCCCCTCGACGCGGCCGGTCGAATCGCCGTGCTTCTCGACTCCCTGGACGCCGAGCCGGTCGATCATGCTCAGGTAAAGATTCGTGATCGGCACGCTGCCCATCTTGGTGAAGCGGCCGGGCGCGATCGTGCCGCCGCCGGCGCCGGCCAGGATGATGGGCAGGTTGACGTGCGTGTGGCGGTTGCCGTCGGCGTTGCCGCTGCCATAGACGATCATCGAGTTGTGGAGCAGCGAACGGCCATCGACGTCTCTTGTCTGTTCCAGTTTCTCCAGGAACCGGGCGAATTGCTTTACGTACCAGAGATCGATTTCTTTGACCTTGTCGATCATTTCCTGCCGGCGCTGATGATGGGTGAGGTAATGATGGCCTTCGGCAAGGCCCAGTTCGTCCTTGAACGTGCGATTGCTGCCTTCATAAGCGAGCAGGAACGTGGCGATGCGCGTGGAATCGGTCTGGAACGCCAGAATCATCATGTCGTACATGATCTGGATGTAATCCTCGAATGAACCGGGAATTCCCGCGGGCGTATCAATCGCCGGGTCCGGAACGGCTCCGAACCGTTCCGACTTCTGGATGCGTTGCTCGATCTCGCGCACGCTCGTGAGATAGTCGTCGAGCTTTTGTTTGTCGCGGGCCGCGAGCTGCCGCTGAAGCGCCCGGGCGTCGTCGAGAACGAAATCCAGGATGGAGCGTTGCTGCTGCTGGCGGCGCTTGAGGCTTTCGGCGCGCTCGCCGTGGGAACCGGCGCCGAAGAGCCGCTCGAAAAGCAGGCGAGGATTCGGTTCGGGCGCGAGGGGCTGAGTGGCGGAGCGCCACGCCAGGTTGTATTGGTAAGCGCAGGAATAACCGGAGTCGCAACTCCCGGACTTGCGCACGTAATCGCAGCTCAGTTCCAGCGACGGAAAGCGCGTCAGGTGACCAATCTGATTGGCTGCGACCTGGTCAATGGAAATGTTCGCGTGAATGTCCGCGCCGGCCGTCTTCTTGACGCGGACGCCGGTGAGAAAACTGCCGCTGGCGCGCGCGTGGTCGCCAGGACCATCCGGGCCGGGTGTGGCGCCTTTGCAGTCGAGGCCTGAGAGAATCTGCAAGTGGTCTTTGACACTCGCGAGCGGCTGCATGGTTTTGTTGATCTCGAATTCCTTGCCTTCCCCGGTGGGCCACCACGCATCCTGGATCGCGCCGTTCGGAAAGTACACGAAGGCCATCCGGACGGGCGCGTCCGTTGACGAAGCGCCGAGGTGCGCGGCTGCTTTCAAGTCCTGCGCGCGAACGGCGAACGGGCGAAACGACTCGAAGGCCGGCAGCGCTAGGCAAGTGCCGAGGCCGCGCAGGAACTGGCGGCGGCTCAAGCTGGCGTAACGTTGGGCAGCGAGGTCGGAGTTAAGGTTAGGAAGCTTTTTCATAGTACTGACGGAGTCTGTTAATTACGGCTTAAAATCGCCGGATGGCTCCAGCCGGGTGGAGATGGATTGATCACGGATCACTGAATACTGATTACTTTGTCTGCGGTCAGCCGCACCACGCTCACCGTGCTTCTCAATTTCATGCGCTGCAGCCGCGGCCACCACCGTCCGGCGTTTCTGGAACGGCGCGGACTCGATGACTCCGGCGAGGAGCGCCGAGAAGCGCCCGTCGGCCCGTTCGAGCCGCTCGATGATTTGGTCGACAGCTTCCACATCGTAGTATTCCAGGCCGCGGCCCAGGGCGTAAGTCAGAAGTTTTTCCGTCAAACAGCGGTAAAAATCCGTTCGATGGTCGTTGGCCAGGATGCGCTTCAATTCGCGGATGCCGGTGAAGGTTTCGCCGGTGATCAACTTGCCGGCGGGATCGATCGGTTGTCCGCGTTCCTTCTCACGCCAGAGACCGAGCGCATTGAAGCTCTCCAAGGCAAGGCCGAGCGGGTCCATCCGGGAATGACAGGCGCTGCAGAGCGGTTTGCTGCGGTGCAATTCGAGGACCTCGCGCAACGTCGGCTCGCGGTCTTTGAATTCTTTCTCGGCCTCTTCCAGGAGCGGCACATCACCCGGCGGAGGCGGCGCCGGCGTGCCGAGAATGTTGTCCAGCACGAACAAGCCCCGCTTCACGGGCGACGTTCGCGTGGGATTCGAGGTCACGGTCAGAACGGTCCCCTGCGTCAAGACGCCGCCGCGCGGATGGTCTTTGGGCAGCGCGACGCGCCGCATCTCGGAGCCGGTCACGTTCAAATTGGTGAGGCCGTAATGGCGGGCGAGCTTTTCGTTCAGGAAGGTGTAATCGCTGTCGATCAGGTCCGTCACGCTGCGGTCTTCGCGCACAACGCTGGCGAAAAACATCTCGGTCTCGCGCCGCATCGCTTGCCGCGTCTCGCGATCCAGCTCGAACTTGGGCGCGCGAAAACCGAAGCCGAATCGCCGACCGCCACCCGCGACCTGATTGGTCTCGGTCGGGCCGGCGCTGTCGTCCTTCGCCAGGACGGCGCGGGCGTTGATGTCGATGGTGTCCATGTCGCGCGCCTGGAGCCACTGGCCGGTGAAATTCTGCATGAAAGCTTCCGAGCGCGGATCGTTGAGCATCTGCTTGACCTGCGTGGTGAGGTTCTTCCGCAGGGCGCTGCGCTCGGCCAATTGGAAGAGTTGGTCGTCCGGCATGGTGGACCAAAGGAAGTAGGAGAGCCGGGAGGCCAGGGAGTATTCGTCGATAAAGGCGGCCTTCGCTGTCGCCTGGGCCGCGTGGGATTCTTGCGCGCCCTTTCCCCTCACCCCGGCCCTCTCCCCTGGGGAGAGGGAGCCACCAGGCCTGCGCTCTAAATCATCCGGAGTTTCCGAATCAGCTACCGCAGCGGAAAGAATACCCCCTCTCCCTGAGGGAGAGGGCCGGGGTGAGGGGGAACTGAGTGACGAAGATCGAGAAGCTCTGCCGCTCGGACGTGCTGGCAACGGCTCGCTTTCCTCCACGCGGAAGATAAAGCGCGGCGAAGCGAGCACGGCGATCATGGCCTGGCCGATTCCTTCCTCCACGGTCTTGCCCGGCTGGCTATAGACCTCCTCGGCCAGTGCGACCAGCCGTTCGATCGTGCGATCCTCCGCGGGCCTTCGATACGCGCGCCGTGTGAATCGAGCCAGGACCTCACGGGCGTACTGGCGTCGCCCCGCGAGCGTCACTGGATCGTCCTGGCTGAAGAAAAGTTCGAAGCTTTTCGGGCGGCCCCACAATTCCTTTTCCAACGGCCCCTGGACGGTGACCGCGGCGACCCGCAAATCCACGGACAGGTTTCGCGGAAAGCCCGTCGCAGCTTTCTTCTCCGGCTGAGCCAGCGGATGAAGGTCAATGCCAAGCCGGTATTCACCGGGCTCCCATTTCTCCTGGAAATCGAACCGGAACTTTTTGTTTTCCTCCCAACCGAACTCCTGTTGCAGCAGTTCGCGGTCGTTGACTTTGAAAGTCATTTTGGCGCGGCCCGGATCGAAGTCGAAAGAGCCGCTGGCGATCACTTCCAGGACCAGGCGATAAGTTCCAGGTTTTTCCACGCTCACCGAGCGCGCGAGATTCCATTCCTTGTAAAGATTCATCCGGGCGCTGTTGGTGCCCTCGCCCTTCAGGAAGTCGGCGCCCAAAACTCTGTTCTCCTGGATCACCCGAGAAACTTTCGGCACCGCGCCCGCCACAATCGTCTTGGCTGCATCCATGTATTTTTCGATGAGCAACGGCGAAACGGTCAGCACGTCCCCGATGTTGTCGAAGCCGTACCCGGTGTCGTCCGGCGGGAATTCCTCTTCCACTTTGAAGTCGAAACCCATCAGATCACGGATCGTGTTGCGGTACTCGACGCGGTTGAGCCGGCGGATGGTGACGCGGCCCGGATCGGGATCCTGGGGATCGATGCCGAAAGCCTGGTGTTTGATCCAGGTTTCCAGAACTTGCCGTTGTTCGAAGGAGGGGCGAGGCTTCTTTTCCGGCGGCATGATGCCGGCGCGCACGTTTTTCAAAACTTTCCACCAGAGATCGCGATTGAGCAGCTCGTTGTCGGACTTCAGTTCGTCGAACGCGATTTCCCCTTTCTTCGTGCCGTCGGCGTGGCAGTCGTAGCAATACTCCGTGAGGATGGGTTGAATGTCCTTGCGGAAGCTTACGATGGCGGGGTTCTCAGCGGCAGCCGATGCGTGCGCCAGCAACAGGAGTGCAGTCCAGCCGCCTAAAGCTCCCCTGCATCTGCGGTCGGCGCGGTTTGACGGTCGTCTTTGGCGGCTCATGGCTAGATCGAAACACAAGACGCGCAACCCCTTCAACAGGTTACTTCTGGGACCGGCTAAGCCTTCACCGCCGGCGGGACCAAGGGCATCGCACGCAAGCGGATTCCAGTGGCGGCAAAGAAGGCGTTCCCGATGGCGGGCGCGACGGCGATGATCGGCGTTTCCCCGGCGCCAACGGACGGAAGATCGGGCCGGTTTAGCAGATGAATGTCGAACTCCGGAACGTCACTGAACCGCGGCACGCGGTATTGCCCAAAGTTGTCATTCTGAATCTTGCCGCGAGCAAACCGCATGGCTTCCCACAAGGCCGGGCCGAGTCCCATGATGATGCAGCCCTCGACCTGAGCGAGCAGGTTTTGGGGATTGATGATGGCGCCACACTCGAACACCTCGCACACATGGCGCACGTTAATCCTGTTCTGCTTCCGGCCGAAGGCGATCTCGGCGCAGGCGGCGACGTAAGAGCCTTTCTCGGTGCCGCAGGCTAGGCCCACGCCGACATCGGGCTGTTTCTGCTTGCTCCGTTCGCGCCAGTTGAAGCGCTTCGCGGCTTCTTTGAGAACGGCGCGAAGGCGGGCGTTCTCCAGGTGCGCAAGGCGGAAATCCAGCGGATCCGCGCCGGCCGCGGCGGCCAACTCATCCATGAAACATTCGCGGGCGAAATTATTCGCGGTGGACGCGAGCGCGCGGTACGACCCATGGCGCAGCGGAGCTCGTGGCGAGGCGGATTGGCTGCGCGCCTTGCCCGCGCGATACGGCGTGTTGATGGCGGATTGGCCGGAGTTGACGTTCACAAAGTGCCAGGAGGTCAGCGCGCCTTTGGCGTCGAGCGTGGCCTCGGCTTCGATGAGCGCGGCCGGGCGAAAGTAAGCCCAGGTGAATTCCTCTTCGCGGGTCCACTTCAAAGACACGGGCCGGTTCGCGGCTTGAGCCAGGCGAGCGGCTTCGATGGCCGCCTCGCCGGAATGCTTGCCTCCAAAGCCGCCGCCTGTATCCGGCACGATGACGCGCACCTTATCCGCCGAAAGCCGGAACGCGCGCGTCAATTCACCCAGGTAACCGAAGGGATTCTGCGTGCCGGTCCAAACGGTGAGTTTTCCGTCGTTCCATTCCGCGACCGCGGATCGCGTTTCCATGGGCGCATGCTGGACATACGCGGCGTGGTAGGTTGCGCGCAGGGCTTTGTGCGCCGCCGCCACGTCCTCGGCAAAAGGATTCTTCGGAACACCGCCTTCGACCTGTTCCCGGAGATAATCGAAAAGCTCCCCGCTCGACGGATGAGGCGCCGATTCCCATTTCGCCGTTTTCGCAATGGCTTCCAGGGCCTTCTCGGCCAGCGTTGTCGTCGGAGCGGCGACTCCGGCGAACGGGCCGTCCTGGACGGCGATGACGTCCTTCATGGCACGGGCCGGGGCGAGGTCGATGGAAATCAGTTTGGCGCCATACGACGGCGCGCGCAGTATTTTGCCGCGCAGCATGCCGGGGCGCTTCACGTCGGAAGAAAAACGGTGCGAGCCGGTCACGAGGTCGCGCCCGTTTGGACGCGGCACGGAGGTGCCCAGGATTTTCCAGTCTTCCAGCGGAGTGACGCCTGAGTCAGAGGGTGCCGGTTGATCGAACAACTTGGCCATTTCATCGCTTTGCGCAAGCTCGGCGTAGGAAAGCGTTCGTCGCGTCGAGGGGTGCGTGACTTTCCCGTCGCGAACTTCAAGCGTGTCACGCTCGACGTTCCAACGCTGCGCCGTGACCGTCACGAGCAGATTTCTCGCAGCGGCGGCGGCCTGCCGCACGGCGGGCAACGTGGCCGGAGTGGACCGGCTTCCGGCCGTGTTGCCGTCGTCGGGGACGAGGCTCGTGTCCGCCATGAGGAGTTGCACCTGGCTCACGGGCACGCGAAGTTCCTCGGCCGCGCCTTGAGTGAGTTCCGCGCGGGCGCCCTGGCCAACTTCGACCTTGCCGGTCATGACCTTAATGATGCCGTCAGCGCCGACATGGATTCGCGCCGAGAGTTTGACCGGGCGCCCGCCGCCGCGACCACTCCGTTGCGCAAGCGCAGGCCTCGCGGCGGTCGTGATCAAGACTCCCGCGCCGAGCAGTTGCACGAAGACGCGGCGGTTAAGTCCAAAGTCAAATTCCACCGGTTCGATCAATTGATCGTCTTCGAGGAAATCGGGTGGGCAAGGGATCGAATTCTCTTCCATAACTCAACTCCGTGCTTGGGCCGCGGCGCGGCGGATAGCTTTGACCAAGCTGGGATATCCGCAGCACCGGCAGAGATGCCGTTCCATGCGGGACAGGATTTCCTGATCGGAGGGAACGGGCCGTTTGGCCAGGAGCCCGGCCAGCCCCATGATCATTCCGGGAATGCAGTAGCCGCATTGGAACGCATCCTCCTTCAGAAAGGCTTCCTGAACCGGGTGCAGCGCGCCGTTCTTCGCCAGGCCTTCGATCGTCGTAATTTCTTTTCCGGCCACATCGCCCACCGAAGTGAGGCACGAACGCGTGGCCACACCGTTCACAAGGACGGTGCAAGCGCTGCAGTCGCCTGCGCCGCAGCCGTACTTGGCGCCGGTCAAATCGAGATCTTCGCGTAGCACTTCCAGCAAAGTGCGATCCGCGTCGGCGTTGAGGGAATGTGTGTTTCCATTGACCCGAAGCTCGGTGATGGTTGGCATGATTGCTCCTGCGTTCGGTTTGAGTGTCAGATTCAAACAGACGACAAATCCCAAACCCCGGTTACCGGCAAGCCGCAATTCGAACCTGATTCAACCACGGATTGCACGGATCACACGGATAAGACCGCTTCCGCATCCGCGAAATCCGTGAAAGCCGTGGTCAAGAAATCGGTTCGGGGTTTCAAGGTGCGAAGCGGTTCGGAGAATTCTCCCCACGAACCCACGCCTTCACCCGCTCTCGCGACAGCATGGGGTCATCACCCCAAAGACGCAGCGGTGTTTCACCCATATCTTTTCACGATCAATCCTAATCTTGGCAGGGTGTGGCTGTGTCGCAGACCGACCGCCGCGGCTGCGACTGGCCCTTCGGACACAGTCGGCATCGCAATCTCGAGATGAGGACACCAAACCGCGGTGCGTCATGGCTTGGCATAAATCGTGCATCAAGAACAACGTCGTGGATTGGGTAGTTTGCAATGAGGCCGAGAATCGATCCCGCAATTTTTGCGCAGGGTTTGACAAATTTGCGTCAGCAAACAAGCAGGCATGCAGGTTAGATTCACACGACCGGTTCGAGCGGAAACGGGATTTGCGAACTCGGGAAATGAAGTGAAACCAAACGATCGAGGGTTGCGTCCAGAGGGACAACTCAGAAGAGGAACCCGGGGAGAAGTCTCCGGAACACGTCGGCGGAAAGCCGAACGATCAGGTCCCACCAGGGCTGAATTTTGCAGGTGTAGAGATTATGATGACAAAACTGAAACTCGCGGGTCAATCGAAAGGGATTCACTGGAAGCGGCTCTGGATTTTGAGTTGGACGGGCGCTCAGATGTTGTCCTCGGTTTCCGCGTACGCGGCCGCGAACGTGTACCTGACGGAAGTGCCGGA
Coding sequences within:
- a CDS encoding SDR family oxidoreductase; translated protein: MRPFENRTAIVTGGAAGIGRALCERLAESGSRVVVADINDGGAEEVAALLRERGARAEAVRADVSDAAEVEALVDDTAARHGRLDFMFNNAAIAAVGELRDGNIADFRRVVDVNLFGVVHGTMAAHSVMLRQGFGHILNVAQVTGLMPTPILSAYSTTKWAIVGFSTAVRAEAAGLGVKISVACPGLVQTDIAERNAYWNVRKEDYCADRGIDDRSTGEP
- a CDS encoding UbiD family decarboxylase; the protein is MAFDSFKQFIDQLDRAGELIRIAPPVATELEITELADRRMKSPGGGKALLIEKPTVNGQVSPFPLAINTMGSWKRMALSLGANSVDEVAAELGSLMKARPPTSFREALKLLSTAMDLRHARPKVVKDGPCREVIHRFDPPPTREEPWPPAPKVPFSRPPDTFSPSVGERDGVRGLVRGEGRSERVQLETRNPKLQTLLNLPIQKCWPLDGGRFITLPCVVTRDPDTGERNVGMYRMQIYDERTTGMHWQLQKVGARHGRRYYETGTRMPVAVFLGGDPVFAFAATAPLPDGLDEFLLAGYLRKKSVELIKCETNDLEVPANADFVIEGYVDPREPLREEGPFGDHTGYYTLPEPYPVFHVTAITHRKDAVYPATIVGMPPMEDFYIGSASVKLFLPIFKMNFPEIVDIALPAEGVFHNLVFVSIKKTYPMQAYKIMHGLWGMGQMMFTKYIVVVDDDVDVHNTSEVLFRLCANTDPQRDSIFTKGPADVLDHATSEIAVGSKLGIDATKKLPGEGFKRAWPPLIKMDDTVKAKVEKLFGVNP
- a CDS encoding Fis family transcriptional regulator, yielding MKQEHVGSEFDAYLKQENLLAECEAGALKRVVAWQIEREMKRRKISRARLASRMKTSRATLDRLFAQNESAVTLQLLERAALALGRKLKVELA
- a CDS encoding DUF1592 domain-containing protein, with amino-acid sequence MSRQRRPSNRADRRCRGALGGWTALLLLAHASAAAENPAIVSFRKDIQPILTEYCYDCHADGTKKGEIAFDELKSDNELLNRDLWWKVLKNVRAGIMPPEKKPRPSFEQRQVLETWIKHQAFGIDPQDPDPGRVTIRRLNRVEYRNTIRDLMGFDFKVEEEFPPDDTGYGFDNIGDVLTVSPLLIEKYMDAAKTIVAGAVPKVSRVIQENRVLGADFLKGEGTNSARMNLYKEWNLARSVSVEKPGTYRLVLEVIASGSFDFDPGRAKMTFKVNDRELLQQEFGWEENKKFRFDFQEKWEPGEYRLGIDLHPLAQPEKKAATGFPRNLSVDLRVAAVTVQGPLEKELWGRPKSFELFFSQDDPVTLAGRRQYAREVLARFTRRAYRRPAEDRTIERLVALAEEVYSQPGKTVEEGIGQAMIAVLASPRFIFRVEESEPLPARPSGRASRSSSLSSPSPRPSPSGRGGILSAAVADSETPDDLERRPGGSLSPGERAGVRGKGAQESHAAQATAKAAFIDEYSLASRLSYFLWSTMPDDQLFQLAERSALRKNLTTQVKQMLNDPRSEAFMQNFTGQWLQARDMDTIDINARAVLAKDDSAGPTETNQVAGGGRRFGFGFRAPKFELDRETRQAMRRETEMFFASVVREDRSVTDLIDSDYTFLNEKLARHYGLTNLNVTGSEMRRVALPKDHPRGGVLTQGTVLTVTSNPTRTSPVKRGLFVLDNILGTPAPPPPGDVPLLEEAEKEFKDREPTLREVLELHRSKPLCSACHSRMDPLGLALESFNALGLWREKERGQPIDPAGKLITGETFTGIRELKRILANDHRTDFYRCLTEKLLTYALGRGLEYYDVEAVDQIIERLERADGRFSALLAGVIESAPFQKRRTVVAAAAAHEIEKHGERGAADRRQSNQYSVIRDQSISTRLEPSGDFKP
- a CDS encoding DUF2191 domain-containing protein produces the protein MKTTIEIADDLFERAQRLARRQKTTFRSLTEQGLRLVLNESQIKPKKLPPLVTVPGALTDEFKNAPWEKIRDEIYKGRGA
- a CDS encoding DUF1552 domain-containing protein, whose protein sequence is MKKLPNLNSDLAAQRYASLSRRQFLRGLGTCLALPAFESFRPFAVRAQDLKAAAHLGASSTDAPVRMAFVYFPNGAIQDAWWPTGEGKEFEINKTMQPLASVKDHLQILSGLDCKGATPGPDGPGDHARASGSFLTGVRVKKTAGADIHANISIDQVAANQIGHLTRFPSLELSCDYVRKSGSCDSGYSCAYQYNLAWRSATQPLAPEPNPRLLFERLFGAGSHGERAESLKRRQQQQRSILDFVLDDARALQRQLAARDKQKLDDYLTSVREIEQRIQKSERFGAVPDPAIDTPAGIPGSFEDYIQIMYDMMILAFQTDSTRIATFLLAYEGSNRTFKDELGLAEGHHYLTHHQRRQEMIDKVKEIDLWYVKQFARFLEKLEQTRDVDGRSLLHNSMIVYGSGNADGNRHTHVNLPIILAGAGGGTIAPGRFTKMGSVPITNLYLSMIDRLGVQGVEKHGDSTGRVEGI
- a CDS encoding type II toxin-antitoxin system VapC family toxin, whose protein sequence is MIAVDSNLLIYAHKQGSPFHAAAAEAVDSLRHQAAPWAIPWPCIHEFIGIVTHPGIYKPASTLLQALSFVDSLLASPHLHLLAESPGYFDKLREIASAARLKGPRIHDARVAALCLHHGVRELWSADRDFSGFLQLKVRNPLME